Below is a window of Sulfurisphaera ohwakuensis DNA.
AAAGAGTGATATAATTATATTGGCTGTAAAACCTCAACATTTCCATTCCATCTTAGACAAGGTAAGTAAAACTGCATGGGAGGGTAAAAAAGTTGTTTCAGTTATGGCTGGTATAAGGATTTCTACGTTAACGAGGCTGACGAATGCTAAAGTGTATAGAGCTATGCCTAATATAAATGCGGTCATTGGTAAGGCTACAACAGCATTAGCTGAAGAAAGAGATGAGGAAGTTGAAAGAATTTTTAGGACTATTGGAAACGTTTACTGGATTCCAGAGGAATTGTTTGATGCATGGACAGCAATAATTGGTAGTGGTCCAGCGTTTGTTGCAGAGATAATAGATGCATTCGCATTAGGTGCTGTAGCATGTGGAATGCCAAGAGAACTTGCCTATCAAGCAATATTAGATATGGTAGAAGGTACTGTATATACTTTAAGAAAGGATAAAACTCATCCAGTTCTATTAAGAGATCAGGTAACTACTCCTGCCGGTACCACTATTAGGGGGTTAATGGTTATGGAAAGTGAGGGAATAAAATCAGCTATTATTAAGACTATTGAGGCTGCATATCAAAGGTCAATGGCTATCGGTAAAGAGATCGATAAAATGTATTAAGCTTATTAGTAATGAAATCGAGTATTACCTTATGATAGTCATATCATCACTTTTAGATAAAAGAATGAGTGATCACAATCTTAATGCTAAAGATGTTATTGATGAGATTCTACCAAAGTTACTCAGCTCTGTCCACATGTTTAGAAGTAAAGGCGTTATTTACGCTGCTACGTTCACTAACAAGTACATATGGACTATGAAGATAAATACTCAAATGTTCTCTATCGAAATTTGTAAATATAAGTATAAGTACTGGGAGCTTCCAGATCTTAACATTAAAAAAGTTGAATGTTATAGATTAATGGGAGAATTACTTGATTATGTTAGACAGAAATTAAACTCAGTAATCGCTCCTAGCAATATCTCTTAATCTTTCGTCCCCCTTAATCTCTTTTATAAAACTGTAGACACTTTTAGGAACTAGTTCGCTCCAACTTTCATTATTTTCCAACATTAACTTTCTTATTTTAGTAGCATTATACATTTCCCTGTTAAACATTGGAGGTAGATCTACTATATATCCAGCTTCTCTAGCATTAGATATAACCAAAGGATTTCCGCTTACTACTACATCAAATTTGGGTGAATATAGTTCTAAGTTTCTAATCCATAATCCGCTAGTAAATGAATCCATTATTGGAAAGAATATAACTCTAGTGAAATCTACGTTAAATTCTTTGAGTCCTTTTTTAATCATAAGGATTCTTTCTCCTGCTGTAAAAGGATTATATATAGTATGACTATCTTTCCCGCTTCCTACAACTATAATTAGTTCGTCATATTTGCTGAGTAACCATTCTATTACAGCTAAATGACCTAAATGGAAGGGCTGAAATCTTCCTGGAAATACAGCTCTCATTTCTTTTCCCACGATTTATATGCTAATTCAACATACTTATTAGGGTTCATAATATCGTAAGGATCTATTAGATCTTTAATCCCCTTCATTATTTTAAGTACTTCTTCACCATTATGGCTGACAATTTGTTCTGCAAGTAGCTTAGCTTTCTGATAACCAATTCCATGTTCACCAGATACTGAACCTCCTAGATCTATAGCTATTTTTGCTACTTCCTCAAAGATTTGTTCAGCTAAAGAAGTATCGCTAAGCATAATGTTAGGATGAAGGTTCCCATCCCCTATGTGAGCTATTACGGGCATTCTGATACTATATTTTCTTTCGATCTCTTTTAATCTCTTTATAGCATCAATTAATTTAGATACTGGAACAACTATATCTTCAACAAACATATACTTGCTCTCAGCCCTTATCGCTATAGCTGATTGAGCCCTAATAGAATAGATTTTTTCAGCCTCTTCTCCTTCAGCAATAATGTAGTCCCTTCCTTTTAATATATCTTTTAATTCATCAAGATAATCCTCCTCAACAGATATGATAAAGGCACCTCCTTCACTTTCTTTCAATCCAGCATTTAAATTCTTATTTAAAGCTCTTATAACATCTATGTCGATATATTCGGAAATTTCTGGTAAAATTCTCCTCTTCCTTAGCTCAACTATAGTTTCAGCTGTATCTTCAAGACTTTTCATATAAGCTAAAACTGTATATATTTTCTTTCTTGGCAAGGGCGTAATCCTTAACCATATTTCCGTTATAATTCCTAATGTTCCTTCACTTCCGACAAAGAGATGGACTAGATCATATCCCCCTCTATTCTTTCTTAATGGTTCACCAACCTTAATGACTTTTCCGTTAGGTAAAACAACTTTTAATGCTAAAACCCAATCCCTAAAAGTTCCGTATTTTACACCTCTCATTCCTCCAGATGAATTTGCTGTTGCGCCTCCTACAGTACATAAGAAAAAGCTAGCTGGATCTGGGGGAAAGAAAAAGCCTTTCTTATTTAATTCCTTATTTAAATATTCAAGGTTAACTCCAGGTTGTACATGAGCATACCAGTCTATCTCGTTTATTTCTATTATCTTATTCATGTATTTGCTCATATCAAGAAGAATACATCCTTCACACATTAAATGTCCAGAAAGGCTTGTCCCAGCACCCCAAGTTACAATAGGTGTTTTAGTCTCTCTGGCATAATTAACTACTTTGACAATTTCCTCTTCATTCTTTGGGTAAACAATTATTTTAGGTTTAACCTTAAATCCTACAAAATCTTCTCTTTCTTCTCCTTGGGTATATTCAATTCCTTCAAGCACAATTAATCATTATAATACTTTGTAATAATTTTTTTGATGTTTTCGATTCTCTCTTTTATTTCCTTTTCACCTGGTTGCCTGTCTATCAACGAGTATACTGAAGATAAATAAGAGCTTAAACCTAATTTTTCCGCTATCTTTTCCATGCTTTTTGGTGTCCATTTACCCTCGTTTTCGTTTTTAATTGCTTCATCAATTTTTTTAGATAAAGCTAGTGAGCGTATTATAAGTTCTACTGATTTACAAAGCTTATCGACTGCCTCACTTAAATTTCCTCCTTTAAGAAGTTCACATGCTCTCTCTAAAGTTATTTGACTTAACTCAGAATAAATTTTGGGTTTTAAGTCATCATTAATGTTAAATGAGCTTAGAACTAGTTCTGCAATATCAGCCTCATCAACGTTCATTCGTATTAACTCTTTAACGAGTGTTGGCGGTAATCTCACAGAATAGTAAAAATTTGCCGGAATTAAAAAGCGTTTATACTGTTAAAGATGCATGATAAGGGACATTAAAGGCAGAATTTACAAGTAATCTACTATATATTTTTTTAATTAAAATATAATTTCTGTTAAAATCTAGTAATAATTTGATTCCTTCTTTTCCCTTATCAAATCTCAGTATACCACTATTATCACCAGCCTCCATAATGCACAGAACACCTTGAGAGTAATATTCTCTATTTAAATGAAGAAAATGAGTTACAGCATTCTCAGCTGAAATCATAGCACTCCTAGCCGTTTTAGCTGGAATCATACCCTTAGCTAAGTCTCCAAGAGCATAAATTCTATCGCTATGTAAAAAGTAAGGTAATTTTACTGGGACAAAACCAGAATCGTCAGTTAAACCGGATTTTATTATTACTTCTGGGGCTGAAAGAGTTGGAAGTACAGATATAACGTCAGCCTCAATCTCCTGATCATTACCTAAAATGACCTTGTTCTTCCTTATTTCCTTTACATATGTACCTTTTATCACTTTTATACCTCTTCTCTGAAAATATCCGTTTGCTTTCTCAGCAATCTTATCATTTTGTAAAATCCCAAATACTCCCTTAGGACTTTGAGTAACTAAATAGACTTCTCCCTTTATTCCTCTCTTTCTTAAAATATACTCAGAAATTAGGGCAACTTGATAAGAGGGTCCTTCAATTGGACTATTTCTAGCATTACCAACTAAAATTCTTACACCGTCTTCGGCACTTTCCAAAGCTTTTTTCAATCCTAAAAAGCCCTCAAGAGTGTGATGCATAAACGCAAACTCATGTCCTGGTATTTTCTCAAAGTTTTCCTCATAAGCACCACCCAATGCAATAAATAAATAATCGTAATCGAAAGTACCCTTAGTGGTTTTAACTTCTCTAGTTTGTGGTAAAATTTCAGTCACTTCTCCCTCAACGAAATCTATGTTTTTTACTCTTAATGCTTCTTCAGCATTAAATTCAGTATCCTCAATTTTAACCTCGTTAGTAAGTAATAAGGGAAAAATAGTATTCTCTCTGACTGTTTTACTTCTTGAGATAACTGTGATTTCGGCGTTTGAAAACTCCCTAATCCTATGTGCAACTGTTAATCCCGCATAACCCGCACCTAAAATTAGAATTTTCATACTTTAATGACTATTTATGAAAATAATAAGCTAAACGGTATATGTAGATTAACAAATACTTCTAGTCACTCCTCCAACTCTTAAAAGAGATTGTTTTTCATTCCATTACCTTTTATTACATAATTTGGCAAAAGTTTAAATTAGTTCGGGAGGATACTAATTTATGAATAAACTCGCAACGGTAATTATAGCAGTATTATTAGTAGGAATAATTGCCGGAGTTCTTATTTTTACAATAGGAAAAGCTAATGTAGTAAAGGCAAACAATTCAAATACTATTAACTACCAAACTTTGGGAACAATAAAAATATATAATGTGTCAGCATTAACACCATTTCTTTCAAATTATGTGAACTCCTCTTATGTTAAGCTCGCTTCAGACGTAGTTGAGTACGGTATACTTAATTTCATCAAAATCAACACTAGTAAAGCTGTAATAGGCTATTTCAAGGCTGGTCCTTTATCATCATTAGCTTTCTATCAAATAAATTCTACATTAACCTCGCACGGTTTTAAGTATGCTGAATATAAGACCCTACTTTATGATTATAACTTAACAACCGCTGTAGGATTTGATGGGAATTACTTTTATCTAGTCCATCAAAATTCCTCGAATGAGAATTTGACATTAACCTTACTCTATTACCTATACACTAGCAATAAGACTTTCTCTCCATCATCGACAAACATAATAGCAAGTGGTACGTTTAGTAAAGGTAACTTTACTGCATATTCGAAGAATTCCTCAATAATAATTCAAGGATATTTTAGTGCAAGCTACAACAATTTAACAAAGATCCTTAGATTCTTTAACTTCACCACGACAAACTTCACAATAGCAGGTAAAGTTATCTTTAAGAACTCTACTGTTACAGTGTACTCGATTACTACGTTTTATAACAATAAATCAAATTATGTTATGATAGGTGTTAAGGAGATAAATTCGAACCTTGTGTATTCTGTAGGAATTATATCATCTCAAGAAATAAGTGAAAATGAGGTTTTGAGCTTACTATAATAAATATTTTAGTCTCTTTTTTGATATTTAACTGTGAATTTCAAAGTCATAAAGTATTTTCTTCTTTCTAGGTTTACAAAGCCTTTCATCCTAGGCACTTTAATATTTCTATTCTTTATTATTATTACATATTCAGCATTAGCTAATAGCATTTTTGAACCCAGAATTTTTAATAGTTTAAAAATAAATTTTGCTGAATTTGTGACTTTCTTTGTTATCTTTAGCGGTTTTTCTTCTACAGTACAAAAAGCTGATTATGATTTTCTTTTTACATCTCCTCTAAAGAAGGGTGAAATATCATTACTATATATGATAGCTTCAATACTCTTAGGTGGAGGATATTTTATTGTTCTAGGGATTATGTTTTTGTTTATTTACTCTATGCCACTAAGTCTTTTAACGCTTTTGTCTTTTTCTATCTTCGGTATTGCTGTTAGTAGTTTATCTCTAGTTAAAGAGAAGATTTATCTTATCGTATTTACAGCAGTTTGGGTTTGGTTCCCATTTTTCGGAATACAATTTTCTCCTACATCAATATTATTCGGAAAACCATATTTAGGAATTATCTCTTCTCTAGTATATTCTATTCCAGTTATATATAGATCACTGTCAGATCCCCAAATTCAAGTTTCAAGCCAAAAGGGGGAAATAGCAAAGAGTATTATAAAATATAGTAATAGTAAAAACTTTCTTATAAAGCATTTCATTTTAACCTACGAATTTGCTTGGGGTTACGGGAATTCGTTATCTGGTAGAAAACTTTTCTATTATGTTCTATATTTTCCAAAAGTAATTGCCATCTCTGTTTTATTTGCCATAGTATATTATAGCATCTTTAAACTAGTTGATTTCACCTTTTATGATATTGTAGCACCATCTGTTGTAATTTTAGCATTTTTAATGAGTATGGGAATTTATGCAATATCCCAAGAAAGACCCTGGATTGTTTTTGTTTCGTTGGATAGGGGATCATATTTATCAAAAAGAATTTTATTTAAGTCTCTTCAGAATTCTCTAATCGCACTTCCCTTTGCTTTATCAGATATAGTATTAGGGTATCCTTCTTTAGGAATTACGTTGTTTTTCGGATCATTAATGGGCTACTCCCTCACTTCTTATCTCTCCAGTAAATTAAACCCTATACAATTCAGAGGAGAGGTATACAATTATAGAGCGGGAAGCGGTATGTTACTGATTATTTTTTCTGAGTATATGGTAATGGGAGTTTCCGTTATCTCTGCTTTATCCTTAACATCCTCACTTGTTTTTACTGTTATCTCTATTATTATCACTATCTTAGTTATCAGAAAGAAGAACTGGGAAACTATTTCCTATGAGCTAATTGAAAAGGGTTTTGTATGACTATATAAACTATATAGTGTTATATAGTTTTTATAGTTTATTTAGGGATATCTATTTACCCGTTAAAGAAACTTTAGACATAAGATATAAAAGAAAAAGGTATAATACTATATCTTATGATAAAGATTCTTTTTTTAACTAATGATAAAAAGTTCTACTATGATGGCAAAAGAATAAAAGAAGTAAAATACATAAAAGATCTAAACGGAGCTGAAGTTAGGTTTGCAAGGCCAATGATAGTATATGATGTTGATTTACCCCTCTCATATTTCGTAGAAGAGTTGGGAAATTTTACTTTAGGAGATTATACCCTTACTCAACTTACACAAATTCTTTATTTTAATAATTCTATAGTCTATGTAAACCACGAAAAAAAGGAGATTGAAATACTCGTGGAAGGTGGAAAAGTAATAAAACTTCCTTACTCTTCGCTTCCCTTCCTAAGGTATTACTTAGCAAAGATAGGAAGAATATTACTAGAAAGTATCTCATTCGAGTATCTCGAAACTCTTTCCGACTCCAAAATCGATGAATTGTTCCTTAGTGATAAGACTCTTGGCGAGATTACCAGAACAGTGAGAAGGGGCAATTTTAGAGGCTTGAGAAGAAAGCTTATTAATAACATCCTTAACGTGTTGATCATCAGAAGAAAGCAAATGAAATCCTCCTAAAACAGCGTATATTTTATCTACACCGGTAACTTCTTTTGCATAATTTATAATATTTAGGATATTAGAATGACCACAACCAGTTAAAATAACAAGTCCCCTAGGAGTATTTATAAATAATGCAATATCATCATATAGCTTATCTTCCTCAACACCCTCTTCTGATGCCTTAAATAATCCAGAATTATATTCCTTATATCCATATCTCTTTACTTCACCGCTAAACATAACCCCTTTAGTAAACTCTAATGGCTTTTTAGTAAGTATTAAATTGAAATTTTTCTCTAATTCCTCCCTTGTTAAAGGTAATCCTATATACTGTAATCTCCTACTCCAATTTAGAAACTTCTTCTCAGTGATAGAAGGATGAGCAATCAATGTTTTTCTTTTCAGAAGTTCAAGAAGTTCCTTATTTCCTAAACCACCAGTATGATCTGAATGACCGTGACTTAAAACTACATAATCAACTTTTGATAAATCTATACCTAAGAGTTTGGCATTGTGAAGTACTGGTAATCCAGAATTTCCTACGTCATACAATATTCTGATCTGATCAGCTTCAATATATGCCGAGAATCCCCATTCACCAATTAGCGGAGGAATTATTGTGCTAGTGAAATTGTCGCTTAAGACCGTTATTTTTAACTTTTTAACTTGTTCCATAAACTTTTTTCTTTTTGATAGTTTATATTTCTAAAACCCTGGAAGTTTTGCTTTTATCTTTAATTTATTTAACGCTCCCCACATTGCAGCAACATTTTCTGAAACTACTGGCATATCTAAATCCTCATGTAAGTATTGAACAGCTTCATAAGTTGAAAGTGCTGTACAAGCAATATATACTGCATCAGCCTTAAGAACTTCATCTAAGTGCCTTTTTACTAACCTATATATTGTGAAAATTGGTGTATTTGAGATGTCTATTCCTCTAATTTTCCCCAATCCATCATAGCCAACTATTTCAAACCCCTTATTTCTCCACCATTCTACTTCTTCCAAAGTCCTCTCCTTTATATAAGGAGTTCCTATCCAAAGTTTTCTAACATTTAATTTCTTAAGTAGTTCATATACAGATTCTTCAGGTATAACTACATCTTTTATTACCCTCTTTATAACATGAGCATGTTTATGAGTACCATAAGTTCTACCGTAAATAATTGTGTCTGAGACTTCAGCTAACAAAGAGTAAGAGTATTTCAGTTCTTTCTCAAATTCCTCTAAATTTTCCGGTTCGCATCCCCTAGTAGGCTTCATTCTCGTTGAGTGTATAGAAACACCTTCTGGTGCCATTTTCCATAAATCGTATTCCATTCCTGCATTATTAGCTGGCAATATAACTCCTATTCTACCTCTTCCTCCAGGCATTGTAACTTTTTTATTATATGTAACTATAAAAGTTCTGTGAGTATTAAGACAAAAATTAGAAAAGCAATAAAGGATTTTTTTCAGTATGAGAAGGAAGGAGATAAGAAGATCTTAAAGAAAGCTTTATCTCATATCAAGTTCGAGAATGGTTATTTTATTATTAGAGATGAGAAGATTAAAGCGGATAAAGAAGAAGACGTAATTGGAGTCTTTCTTGCTAATATACCATATATAGTACTAGGGAAAGGCGAGTTGCATTGGGATTTACCAGATAAAGTGATAAAAATTCAAAATAGTGCGCTGAAACTATTGGAATGTGGACTAAATGATGTTGCAACATTGGAAATTTATTTAGTTATGGAAATGGCTTTGAGATCTTTATATTCAGAATATGTTAAAAGCGGGGTAATTATTCAATATAAGGATAAGAAAATTAAAGTTAATAATATAGATTATAGGCGCTTAAAACTTTATATAAGAAGAAAAGGGTGGAGCAAGTATAAGGTTAGAGTTAATGGAGAGGTTTTCCCTTATTCTCAAGGTTCATTATTAAGTTGGGCTGAGAAATTTATGGATGATAAATTAAGTTTTGCTTTTAGGCTATCTGTAAATGTTAGGAATCTTTTAGCTCACGGAGAGGTAGAATGGGACTTATTTCCTACAGTAAGAAGTCTAGAATCAGCCTCTCATGCTTCATGGTTAGTATTTCAGAAACTAAAAACTTACATGAAATCTTAACTACTTTTAAAATATGTTTTCCTTAACATATTATGAAATGGAAATAAATAAGTTTGTTTAATACTTACTTATATATTCACTTAAAAAATCGTAGTACCATTCTCTTGTTTGTATATAACTTAAATTGAAGGAAAAGAGTTTCACTGAAATTCCTTTTAATAACGATGGGATTTAGAAGTAAAATTTATAAGTTTCTTTCGGTTATTAGTATTTGATGACAGAAGCCCAAGTTGGAAGAAAAAAGAGGACTAGGTATGAAATAATACATGATATACTATCTCAATGCGAGAATGGAGCAAAGAAAACTTGGTTAATGTATAAGGCAAATCTAAGCTATGAACTAACAAACAACTACATAAACAAGTTAGTAGAAAAAGAGCTAATTGTGCAAAAAGATGGTCTATATTATTTAACTGATAAGGGCAGAAAATTACTAGATCTCCTCAAGGACTATAAGGAGAAGAAATCTGGTTTAGATAAGGTAGTTGCCCAAATAAAAGAGATCTACGGAGAAGACTAAATTTTTTAAAACTAAGCTTTTTATTTTTCTTTCTCAATACTCCTTTATGAACGTTGTAATTTTTGCTTCAAGTAGAGAAGCAGATATGGAAGAACCAGTTTTTTGTGATAGAGACAGTGTTAAAGTGGATGTAAGTAAATGTACTGGAAGGAGTATATCAGTTACACCTTTTATAGCTAGGTATCTAAAAGACCTCGGATTTCATGTCACTGTTATTGATCCCTTTGCTGATGATACTCCATATGAAGCTGATAACGTAATAAAAGGTACCAGTTTTCAAGTACCCGATGAAATAGTAAAAGATGCTTATGTAATAGTAGCTACAAGGCACGTCTATGATACCTGGGCCATAATGAAATCTATTTTAGGAGGTGCTAAAGAGATTTTTGTTATCATGAGTATAAAGAGAGCTAAAGTAATAATGAAAAGGCTTTTACAAGCCGGAATTTCTAAGGAACATATAAAAAGATTAAGAATACCAGCCGGATTAGATATTGGTGCAAAGAATGAAAAAGAGATTGCTTTAAGCATAGTTGCAGAAATTCTAGCTGTATCCAGGAATGCCAGTGGCAGACCTCTTTCTGAGATTAAGGAATTCAGTAAAGTAGTAGAGGAATTAGAATAATTTTGTACCGCAGTTAAGGCAGAATTTAGCTCCAGGAGGATTTTGATAACCGCATTGTGGGCATCTGATTCCGGCAGTTTGTGCCATTGGTTGGCTCATTGGTTGCTGAGGAGTTGGCATAGGTTGTTGTTGCATTGGTAAAGGCATATCATACATTCCATCGGTTATTTGCTTATCGATTGTTCCAAACAGTCTATGGTTTATTAGTTCTCTACCTAAAGGTCCTATATGTTCTTCTTCAACAATTATCGAAAACTCATTTGGATAACCCCTAAGCCTTACTATAACATTTTCAACATGATGAAGGTGACCTTTTTTCATAGCCCTTATTTCATAATCATAGTACTGCGGCATACCGGGTTGCATCATCATTGGTGTAGTTAATTGCATAACTTGACTTTCCCAACCCTCACTTAGAAAGAGGTTATTAATTTCTTGGGCTAAAAGGGGTATGTTAACATATCTACCAGTATAGGTCTTCTGCATAATTAAGAATAATGTGAAAAGTAAATAAACCTTTCCCTTTCATAAAACCTTATGTTTACTTATACTTTACTATCAGAATATTTTTAATTAAAACATTTGAAATAAAAAAAGATTAAAGTGAGGCTCTTATTTGTAATTATTAATTCGAAAAGTGTTTCTCTATACTACGTTAAAAAACTAAAAAGTTTTAATGAAAATATCAAAAATGCTTATAACCAATTTAGAATTAAATGGTTATCGATGGAAATTCAAAAAACCTTTTCCCAAACTAATCTTATAAAGTTATCAATAATACTAATCAGTTTTTCCATCATTCTATTATCGTTGCACCCGTTTGGACAAACATCATCAAATACTACAGCAGAAATACAGAGTTTAAATCAAAGTATTTTAGCTTTAGAAAATCATACAGCAGATTATCCATCTGCAGCGGTTCCTAGCTGGTTAGATACTGGTAGTAACGCATGGATGCTTACGGCTGCAACATTCGTAGGTCTTCAAAGCGTTCCTGGTGTAGCACTATATTATGCTGGATTATCTAAAAAGAAATACGCTGTAAATTCTGCATTAATGGTATTTTATGCTTTTGCTGCAGTTTTAGTTGTTTGGATGATAGCTGGCTATAATGCTGGTTTTGGTCATCCCGCATTACTTAGTATTAATGGTTATGGAATTTTAGGTTATCCAGTTCCAGCATGGTTAGGCCATTATGAAGCTAGTCAAACAATATATGGGCCAACTGGAACGCCAGTGGATATTCCAACATCTACTTACATATTCTTCCAGTTTGTCTTTGCTGCAATAACTCCAGTATTATTAGCTGGCGGAGTATTAGAGAGAATGAATTTCAAAGCATGGATGATATTTGTACCCTTCTGGAGTTTATTAGTATATAGCCCAGTAGCTTATTGGTTATTTGCAGGAGGATGGTTATACCAACTAGGAGCAGTAGACTTTAGTGGAGGATATGTAATTCATGTAGATGCTGGTGTTGGTGCGTTAGCTGCTGCATTAGCAATAGGTCCCAGATTAGCATCTGAAAGAAAATTAGAAGCTCATAGTCTACCATTGGTTCTTGCAGGAGCTGGGTTAATTTGGTTAGGATGGGATGGGTTTAACGGTGGTGATCCAGGCGGTGCAACAATTGATGCTGCAATAGCCGTATTAAACACAAATATTGCAACAGCTGTGAGTGCAATAACCTGGATGTTAATGGATATGGCATTCTTTAAGAAGCCGACATTAGTAGGTGCAACAAGTGGTGCAGTAACTGGATTAGTAGCTATTACACCAGCTGCAGGATACGTAAATGGTTGGGAGGCAATACTTATTGGAATTGCATCTGGAAGCATACCGTGGTTATCTCTATATAAATTTGAGCCTAGACTAAAAGTTG
It encodes the following:
- a CDS encoding ammonium transporter, whose protein sequence is MEIQKTFSQTNLIKLSIILISFSIILLSLHPFGQTSSNTTAEIQSLNQSILALENHTADYPSAAVPSWLDTGSNAWMLTAATFVGLQSVPGVALYYAGLSKKKYAVNSALMVFYAFAAVLVVWMIAGYNAGFGHPALLSINGYGILGYPVPAWLGHYEASQTIYGPTGTPVDIPTSTYIFFQFVFAAITPVLLAGGVLERMNFKAWMIFVPFWSLLVYSPVAYWLFAGGWLYQLGAVDFSGGYVIHVDAGVGALAAALAIGPRLASERKLEAHSLPLVLAGAGLIWLGWDGFNGGDPGGATIDAAIAVLNTNIATAVSAITWMLMDMAFFKKPTLVGATSGAVTGLVAITPAAGYVNGWEAILIGIASGSIPWLSLYKFEPRLKVDDTLGVFSTHGIAGIVGGLLTGVFADPNVTKYVLPGLTGALYGNFYQLGIQAAAAAIVFVYDFGVTFGLLKLIGLFVPLQAPPDTLAIGDYAMHGEVAYSELLATLPESQIKKEEIREEAPEEKEDPDKKKSD